In the Arachis ipaensis cultivar K30076 chromosome B04, Araip1.1, whole genome shotgun sequence genome, CAGGATTCCGAACATAAATCCAAAATGCCCAAGgtgtgaggaagaagaggaatcagTTACCCACTGTCTACTGACTTGTCCCGATTCCCTGGAAGCCTGGCAGAAAGCTCAAGTTCAAGTTCCAGAAGAGTTGAATGAGAGCTGGCGATGGTGGGTCAACACCATGGAGAAGGTGAAGAGCAACGCAGAGCCAAACGAGAAGCTCGAACTGGTGGCCAATCTACTCTGGCAACTTTGGAAAGCAAGAAATGAATTGGTATTTGAAGGAATTCGAAGATCACCATCTCTCAGTGTGGAGCTTGCACAGACAATGATAACTGAGAGAAAGAGGATGACCTAATTTGCCAATTGCCTTTTCCCCCAAAATTGTAATAGCCTTATTCTCAGTTAAACGCTGGTGGAACTATTCCAATCTCTTTTTGTCTGTTGTCCAAATTTGGACCTTTTctcattttaataaaataacctatcttagccaaaaaaaaaaaaaaaacagactcacaatgagagagagaggggagaattTACCTAGAGAAAAGAAACTCGGCATGAGAATGGTGGCGATGGGCTCAACAACGACGGTAATGGGATGAGCAGCGATGATGACATAAGCTGTGAacagtgacggacccagaaaaaTTTAGTAATGgagacaaaaatataataaaatttagataTAGATATTTTTTTTGCTTCCCACGATATTCAACAagttaaggactaatccgtcaTGAATTTGAATTCCATTTAAGAATCTACAATTGGCCGGCAACGAGTTGCTATACATACGAGACAGAATTCGAACCCTCAATACTTATTTAAGTGGACGACTAAGTTGATCACTTAATCAATCTAAATTGGTTTAgatatattcaaaatttaaaattagaactaTCTAATACATATTAATAAGAACTAGAAATATACACACAATcattattataatatttaaaataataaaaatataatttcataCACATAGTAtaactattttcaaaaaaatttgtggGGGCAAATGCCCCCTCTATATTAAACGTGGGTTCGTCTCTGGCTGTGAAAAAAGATGGGAGTTGTGAATAGGTAAGCGGCGATGGACTCAGCAACAACATAACAGGAGCTATGCTGTTTTTTTGTGAAGAAGTCGAGAAGAAGAAGATTTTAGGTGAGGATGATTGAGTTTATCTTGCATGGCTATAGAGTATAGACTGAAACTATGAATCATGTGTGATGTGAGGCAAATCCTAATTACTAAaaagtgtttatatgtatatattcggGGCGGGTACACCCTAAATCCGACGATACCTGTCTTAAGCAAAATCTGTCCCGACTCGAGTCAAGTTATTACCCTTTTCATCCGGGTATAGACGGGTCGGGTACCTGCGTATTCGAAAACTCCTGCCAAGTCTAACCACGTATTGATACTCCTTTTATTAAGGGTTTATCGCTAGCCAATGGATTGCTATATACACAAGGCGAGATTCTAACTCCTAATAGttgtttaagcggacgagtgagatgatcacttaacaaattcaaattgattaagataaatactaattatttttaatattttaatattaaaaattttaagagtttgattttaattataactttataaaatatttataataataattattatatatattatttaatttttttaataaaatttttaatatttatatttatatttaattgtgACTGAGTTAATCAGTTATTCAATTTAACTTGTATTTCATTAGTTGAACCAATAATCGAAAGACTTAATTGTATAACCGGGTTGAATCTATGATTTTCAACTTTCAAATTGacctattttttttttaccaaaagacCTTATGCACCATTTTGGGCCTGAAGCCCATATATGTTTTTGGGATCAAAGCCCATAGTCTATTCACATTGAACCACCCTACAACATGTTATACAGTCCGAGAGTTTTGCTCTTGTTACCACATCCTTCACCTTCGTCTTCTTCTACACAGTACGTTCCTCTTCCAAGTTCGCTCTTTTCTTTAATAAATCCATAATTGAATAAATAAGGATTCGTCTTTCTCTTCGTTTTATTAGCTTCTTAGTTAGTTTTCACACATGCATCATGTTACGAATGGAATACACTAATACTcgtttttgtttacttttaataaaaaaaaaaaactatgatcATCACATTAGAAGTATTCTCCAATCTCCGATTCAAGTTTTGATTGGTAAACTAAAAATTCTGTGTTTCCAATGCATTCATCGCATACAAAATTTTGAAACTTCCTTCTTCGAAATCTTCACAACTGCAATTCTATGTGTACCTATTGCATTGCATGCTGATgcgttttctttcttttgtttttgttaacaGAAGGGAATCAATTTCTATTTGTTTCATTATGATTGTTTTGTGCTGCAAATGTGGAATCCGAATGCAGCTAAATGCTGCAAACATGTGTGTGAATTGCTTGAGCTCCGAAAACAACATTACCGAAGGCCTTCGGAAGCATTTCGAGCTCAAGCATTGCCCTGAATGTGATAGCTACCTACAGCCACCAAGAAATTGGATCAAAATCCAATTAGAATCCAAGGAGCTCCTAGCCTTCTGCTTGAAGAAGCTGCAGAAGGATCTGAATTCGAATAAGGTGAGGATGGTGCATGCTGAGTTTATCTGGACCGAGCCTCATTCGAAAAGGATTAAAGTCAAGCTAAAGGTTCAGAAGGAGATTATCAATGGAGTAATACTTGAGCAATCTTATGTTGTTGAATATGTTCAAAGGGAGCAAATGTGTGAATCTTGCTCCAGGGTGCAGGGTAACCCTGATCAGTGGGTTGCAGCTGTGCAACTCAGGCAACATGTTTCACATAGGCGAACATTCTTTTACTTGGAGCAGGTGATTCTGAAGCATGACGCTGCTGGTAGGGCTAAAAAGATCAAAGAGGTGGATAATGGAATTGATTTCTTTTTCTCTAGTTGGAGCCATGGTGCTAAGTTTGTTGATTTTTTGGGGAAAGTTTCTCCGGTGAGATTGGGCAGCCGCGGCGATAAGCAACTTGTGTCTCATGATCCTAAGAGTAACAACTACAATTACAAATACACTTTCTCTGTTGAAATCGCTCCAATTTGTCGTGAGGATTTGATATGTCTTCCTCAGAAAGTTGCTGCTGGTATGGGAAATTTTGGTCCCCTTGTGATTTGCACCAAGGTTACCAACAACATTGTTTTGCTTGATCCATTTACATTGAGGCATTGTTTCTTGGATGCTGATCAGTACTGGAGAGCATCCTTCAAGTCTTTACTCACTAGCCGGCAGTTGGTTAAGTACATTGTGCTGGATTTGGATGTTATCAATTCGGCCGAAGCGACTATTGATGGCAGAAAGTATGTTCTGGCCGAGGCTCAAGTTGCTCGCATATCGGATTTTGGTAAGAATGATACCATATTTTCCATCAAGACTCATTTGGGAAATCTTTTAAAGCCTGGTGATTATGCTCTTGGTTATGATCTGTATGCTGCTAACACTAATGACATTGAATTGGACAAGTACAAGTCGAAAGGACTTGTTCTTCCTGAAGcaattttagtgaataagagTTATGAAGAGAAGCGTGGGAAGAAGGGCTTGAAGCCTGGGTTGTGGAAGCTCAAGTCACTTCCCATGGAGGTTGATGATAAGGGTGAAATTGAAAAAGACAAGAAGAACAAGGATTATGAAGAGTTCTTAAGGGGTTATAAAGAAAATCCTGAACTGTGGTTCAACCTATCAGTAACAGAAGGCGAAGAGGCACCTTCTGTTCCGCTTGATGAGGTGATGGCTGCTCTTGATCTGAGTGAGGAGGAAGATGGGGATTTTCTTATGGAAGAGTGAAACAAAGTTCTTTCTTagttaactctctctctctctctcttatgatttttttttgcgAGTAAattattgtttttgtccccaacgtttggggtaagtcctatttgtttccctaacgtttaaatcgtcttatttgtatgcttaacgtttataaaagtgattcaatgttatcctactatcaattatactaacaaatcagattatatttttcaattattctcacttggatgtattcattatcaattaggtctcacttagaTGTGTTTGATCTTAATATTATAcctactatttgtgtttagattcaattatgtccctagaaaagtgaattatgtaaatgttgtaggaattagtttcaacatttgatgagctattttttggaATCATTGATTCTATCCCAatcatttgtattctaacttcaagaaaagatttttaaaactcaaactaaagcgctcatgatgtgtaattgacggtaggataacattgaatcacttttacaaacgttagagatacaaatagaacgatttaaacgttaaacTCAAGTGTTTTGACAATGTCTGGAACTTACTATAAAAGGTTTGTATATATCCCTTCTTAGACCATAATTAACAATTttgatggtttgattgaaaaagtAAGATTTCATATAACAAAACAAGTTTtcaacttttttattattttacatatgAAGTTGATATATAGTTAAAAATTGATACaaatttattcaaaaatatttaCATCTCTGTACTTGAATTTCCACCtttaaaaatttaacaaatttactttttcctgtgaatatatttattatttcttAGTATACTTATTATTTGTTCTTATTTAGCACATCTGTTAATAAAATTCTtgtgaaaaaataaaaactacCACAATTTTTTGTGTGTGAATAACTGTTAAGAACTTAAAAGCGTATTATTATGAAAAATagtaaataaattataataagattttattcttttattaaaaatttaagaaaaataataataaattaaaaactaCCACAATTTTTTGTGAATAATtgtaataaataatatttttttttgtgagtAATGAGTTTTATTCTTTATTCATGAACCGTACTATTTGTTGTTACGATTTTCTAGCAAAATTACTCATTAATATATAAATCGTGAATGATTTAGTaacaaatataaatacatatgaaTTGTGCTAGGCCAATAAATTCTTTTTAAAGTTGTAAATAAAATCAACTAGTCTAACATGACTTATAAATAAAGAGGCAAGCATCCAATACTCTATTTTCATTTATGTACAAATAACTAC is a window encoding:
- the LOC107638132 gene encoding 60S ribosomal export protein NMD3-like; the encoded protein is MIVLCCKCGIRMQLNAANMCVNCLSSENNITEGLRKHFELKHCPECDSYLQPPRNWIKIQLESKELLAFCLKKLQKDLNSNKVRMVHAEFIWTEPHSKRIKVKLKVQKEIINGVILEQSYVVEYVQREQMCESCSRVQGNPDQWVAAVQLRQHVSHRRTFFYLEQVILKHDAAGRAKKIKEVDNGIDFFFSSWSHGAKFVDFLGKVSPVRLGSRGDKQLVSHDPKSNNYNYKYTFSVEIAPICREDLICLPQKVAAGMGNFGPLVICTKVTNNIVLLDPFTLRHCFLDADQYWRASFKSLLTSRQLVKYIVLDLDVINSAEATIDGRKYVLAEAQVARISDFGKNDTIFSIKTHLGNLLKPGDYALGYDLYAANTNDIELDKYKSKGLVLPEAILVNKSYEEKRGKKGLKPGLWKLKSLPMEVDDKGEIEKDKKNKDYEEFLRGYKENPELWFNLSVTEGEEAPSVPLDEVMAALDLSEEEDGDFLMEE